Within Felis catus isolate Fca126 chromosome A1, F.catus_Fca126_mat1.0, whole genome shotgun sequence, the genomic segment GAGATCTGAATGAAGCCATGGGGTGAGATAAAATGCTATGGGGGGAAGACCATTCCAAGCATAAGGAACTGGAAACGCAAAGGCCATGAGGCAGGAAAGTGCTTGATGTGTTATGGAAAAGTACAGGGCAGTAGGGAAAGATGTAGGGGAAAAGCCAAAGATGGGCCTGAGGTTGCTAGGCAAGATCTTGtagattttattctgagtgagatAGGACAAACTGGAGGGTTCTGAACAGATGATATGTTTTAAATGGCTTAGCAGCTATGAGAAAAGAGTATTAAAATGGATATGTATGTTGTTCAAACATAAATAGGGTATTATGTGCACTGCTTTACAATCTGCTTTCTTccaaagcaaaatttttaaaaacaaaataagatcaTATTATCTCTTTGTGTAAAATCCTTTGTAGTGTCCCCTTCCCCTCGTAGTAAAGTGTGAAGCCTTAAAAAGCCCTCTCCAGTCTGGCCTCTGCTTACCTCACCAGCTCCTAAATCAGAGAACTTCTTTTCCTGTAATGGGACTCAGGACCTTCAAAGTTCCTTGTCCCTTGGTCTAGAATCaaactctttccttccctccctatccattttgtcattgtctttttttaaggtcccacttttcattctttcattcattcaacaaatatttattgagggatctgctatgtaccaggcactattctaggcatCAAAGATATAGCACTGAATAAAATAGACAACAATTCTCACCCTCATGAGGCTTAAATTCTGGtggaaaacaggagaaaacaataagttaaaaaataaatatataaatataaatatatgtatgacTTTATATGTCAGATGGTGATATACtctaaggagaaataaaaagcaaggaaagaggGATGGGGATGTTGGAGGAAAtagttgcaattttaaatagggtggcCAAGAGGCCTCCCTCAAAAAGTGACAGCTGAGCCTAGACCTGGGGGAGGtgagagagtgtgagtcaggCAGTTATTTGaaggagagcattccaggcagaaagcAAAGGCCCTAAGGGGAGAGCCTGCCTGATGGGTTCCAGGAATAGTAAAGAGGCCAGTGTGTCAGAGAAATGTGTAGGAGCAGGTAAGGTCTGCAGGCCCTTATAAGGACCTTGCCTTTTCCTCTGGGTGGGATAGGAGCCATTGGAGGATTCTGGGCAGAGTAGGAGTGACATGTATGGACTTATATTTTAACAGAATCACTCCAGCTGCTGAAATAAGAGTAGACTGTGGGAGGCAAGGGCGAAAGTAAGGAGACCAGTCAGGAGGTTTCTGTGAAATTTAAGTAAGTGATAATGATGGTTTGATTCAGGATGTTAACAGTGGAAAtggtataaaatacacacacacacacacacacacacacacacacacacacacacacactacattttgAAGGTAGAGGCACAGGATTGGTTGAGTAATCAGATATAAAATGTGTGAGGAAAAGAACATGGTCAAGGATGATTCCAAGGTTTTTGGCCTAAACAACTAGAAGAATGGAGTTGCCATTTAATGAAAGGAATAAAACTGTGGGATCAGCAGGTTTGGACAGTTGTCAGGAAATCAGTTTTAGACATATAGACATATAAAGTGAAATGTCTAGATGCCTACTAGGTATCCAAATGGAGGTATCAAGTAGGGAAATGAATATGGGAGTTAGAATTCAAGGGAAAGGTTCAGGTTGCATCATAAACCTGGAATTGTCAGCATATTTAATGCCAAAAGATTGGATGAGGTCGCCAATGGGTTTATGGCAGACAAAAGGGTCTAAGGATGGATCCTGGGACACTGTAACATCAGTTCTTAAACTTTTTGATCTCAAGAATCTTCTACACTCTTAAAACTTTTTGAGGAtctcaaagagcttttgtttatgtgagtTTTGTCTGTCAATGTTTACTGTATTATTACATTATCATCAATAACatcttttaaagcaaaatgacAATGTTGtcgaaaacaaaaggaaatttaggGAGAAGTGtcattattatttgcatttttgcaaatctctttaactGTCTGGTTTAATAAAAGGTAACTGGATTCTCcatctgcttctgcattctgTGTGATGCCATATGATACATCATGTCGTCTGGAACACTATAGTGTACACCATGAAAGACTGggagtgaaaaaggcaaatgatattctaatattattatgaaaatagttttcacCTTActacccgccccccctccccccaaaaaaagggaCTCAGGAGTCCTTGGAGtgcactttgagaactgctgctctaACATTTAAAGGTTGGGAGGATTTAGAAGGAATCTCCAAAGGAGAATAAGAAGTTGCAGCTAGGGATGCTGAAGAAACTCAGAAGAACCTAGTGTCCTGGAGGCCCAATGAAGATCGTGTGTCAAGAAGGAGAGTGATCAAGCACTGATGATGGTAAAGGTCAACTGTGCACGAGACTGACCACTGGATTTGGCATCATGGAGGTTATCAGAGACCTTGATAGACCTTGGTAGAGAGGTGAGTGCTAAAGTATGACCGGCGTGGGTCATAACATAAAGGTCACTTCCTCAGGTCGCTGAACCCAGCCTAGGTTAATTTCCCCCTCATATCTACTTCTATCTCTCTTCTATCTTCACACTTGACttcctttttatagttttacctGTTTTAATAGCTGTCTCTTCCATTATATTTTAAGTTGTGTGAGAAGAGCATCAGGGTAGTTTTATTCTCTATCGTGTCATGGCTCCCCCACCACCTGGCACAAAGGAAGTGCCTGGGACACGGTGAAAGCTCAAGTCTTCCTGGTAAGCTTTTCAAGGTTTCTCAGAGGTAGAAAGCTGACTCCCCTAGCTTACAGGGCATACTGCAAGTCCCTTAGCATATCCTTTTTGTCACCTGACCCTTCTCTTCTCAAAACAACCCTTGCGCTTTCATCTTTAAGGCCTTTgcactgctataacaaaataccacagactgagaaatttctttctcatagttctggggacggaaagtccaagatcaaggtatcagcatGGTAACATTCTGGTGAgagttctcttcctctctttgtggTTCATAgagccttcttgctgtgtcctcacatggcagaaggggcaagggatgtctctggggcctcttttataagggcactaatcccattccagagggctccacccttatgacctagTCACCTCCCCAAAGTCCCTCTCCTAATACCATGAGTTTTGGCACTAGGTTTTCAAAATATGAACttttggggacataaatattaaACCTATAGTAGGGCCTTATGCTTAGAATGGCTTCATGAATACTCTGCTGTCTTgaaattgttaataatttttgaacaaggggcctCACAAGTTAAGTAGCTGCTCCTGAGTGAAGTGATGGATATACAAAGGTATGGAGTATAATCCCTTAACTGTCTCTTGTTGGTTCAAACAGATATTTCTTGATTGATTACTATGTTCTGAGGTAGCCAAGTGTGGTAGTGGGGGGAAGCCATGGCATTCCAGGCAAGGGAGACTACAGGAGCAAAGACtctgaagacagaaagagaatggggTATATTGGGGCAAGAATGGCTTGTTaaggtctctctttctctttgaagtTTGTTCTCTCCCTTCATGGTCCTCTATTGTGCCTTGGCCACATCTCTTACCTAGCAGAAACCCAGAGTGCTTTGAATTACCGTGGGCACATTCACCTGTAGATGTTAACTTGGCACTATCTAGGGGATGAGCATTGAGCTGGGGTGTTGGAGGAAATACAGGTTTTGTTTTCCAGGAGTTTGTATTCCCTGGGGGAGAAGGAGATGTGAGTAGTAAAGGGTAAACATGTTGTGGGCAGTCTCCCTAGTACCCTACTCAGTGCTCAGCACCAAGATTGCAGTGGGTATTTTGGATTTCTAGGCCAATACTGAAATCTACCTTGTTCATCACCCCAGGATGAAGGAGTTGAaacctttaggtttttttttttttttaaatcaggctgACAGTGAATAtgtaattgttttgtttgttttttgttttgtttgttttgaagttaTTTTAGAGCATTCACCAGGAAGATAAGGAAGGGTGGGGATAAACATTCCCTAAATGGCTTGAGGGGTAGGGATAAAAGCCAGGTCCAtcaagtgtgtgtctgtgtgtgcaggGGGCGATCACAAGAGGGGTTCCTGCTGTGACATGTTCCTTGTCCTTCAACCGGAGGGATCTTGGCTTCCGGATCTGTCAAGTGAGGGGATGAGTTAGGTGATTTCAAGGAGGCCTTCCACCTCACATTATAAGGTCCCTGGAGTCGGATTCTAGTTCCACTCCGCCTCAAGCTGTGAGGCCAGTTTCCTTCCGTAAAATCAGTGAGTGGGCCTAGACTACTTTTCTGGAAGACTGTTAGTCGGGAGCACCTGTGGCACTCCTCAGAGGAGCGTCCACAGGACTGCGTCGCCGCGCCCAGTCCCTGAGCCACcggctggggggtggggccaGCGCGGGCAGCGCCGGGAGACTCACCTGTGCGCCGAGCGGTGACtcacctgccctcccccgctcgcggGCTGTTCCAGGAGTCACCGCTCCTCCTACTTACTTCTCGGAGCGGGGATGGGTGTCACTCCCGGCCCGAAAGCCCACTGGGGCCTTGGGATGAAGTAACTCAGGGGTAAAGGGCGGAGAGCAAGAGGTCCTCCTGGGGGTCCCGCCTCGGCGTCGCCAACGTCTCTCCGTCGGGACCTCACCCCCAAAGCGAGGGCCTGGAAAGCGGGGCGACGGCGGGAGGCGCCGGGAAGAGCGCGCCGGAGGGAGGTGCCGGGAAgggcgggcggggccggggccgcgggcggggggcgggggcgccgcgCTGCCCTTTTCCTCTTCGGAGCCGGACTGGAGGGAGACAAAGCGGCGGCCGTCGGCTTCGGGCCTCGGGAATTCTTCCTGCGCTCGCCCACTCGCCGCAGGTAACTCTTCAGGCGGACGCGGGCTCCGCACCCGGGCTGAGGGGCTCCTCTTGTGGGCGGGCCGGCCACGGTCTTCTCCGCGACGCTGCCCTGAATCGGGCTTCTGAAGGGCTGCGGTGCGGCGCCCGACCGGTTTCTCTTGCGGGGCCCCCGGCCTGCGCCCTGGAGGGGCGAGCGGGCGGGGCCGCCTCTTCCTGGCGCTGGGGAAGTTGAGGGGCCGCAGTGGCTGGAGCGGAGCGAGCTGCAGCCCCCGCGCGGACGCGCCGTTTCCTCCCGGGAAAGTTTCTCCCGGTTTCTAAACTTTGTCGCGGCCGACTCGGCGCGCGCGCCCGACCCCCTCGGCCGCCTTCCTTGTGGAGCGGAGGCTGCGCGCTGTTTCCGGTACGGGAGTGGCGGAGAGTTGAGCTTTCCTGTGAAGTGATTGTGGTTTGTGGTTTCCGTGGTCGCACCCTCCTCCCCCGCCTCCGAAACTTGGCTGGCGGGTGGACGTGAGGATTGCGGAGCCCGAGCTCCCGCACGCGCGGCCGGGGCGAATGTGAGAGTGCAGTGCTGTCTTTCTCGGACTGGGTCTGGCTGGGAAGGTGCGCCACACCCGAGTGGACTTTTGGCGTGTACCAAGTTAACCTTTGTTGTGCAATTACTCAGTCTATTCGTGCTGGTTAATAGGACGTACTTCCCTCTGGTTAGTTCTGGTATTCACGGGTGGCGTTGGAGTCTTTCTTGTGGACTTTTAAAGGAGTGTGCGTGTGTGAAGCACTTGTTGGAACAAATGTGGACCGAATGCCTGACCCTGGCTTGGCAGGAATGGCTTCCCAACAATGCAGGCGGCAGTTGGCTCAAACCAGGATTGGCAGACACCCTCATGTCCTCCTgcctctctaacatttttttggtgtttgttttgtaCAGAATCTACAGTTTAGAAGATTATGTTAAGATATGGTAAGTCTCCAAATAAACTTAGGGCATATCGTATATATGTTGAAGGAAACGGTTACATCATTGTATTGTTGCCACAGGATAAGCATTTCCATgagaggatattttttttttttttggcactgaCTTTTTAAAGGACACTACAGATATATGttactttaagaaaatgtaagttaaattactgttgttaattaaataaattaaaataatttatacaaatttaaTTGTTACTTTGTTTCATAAGATGTTAAAAGTGGAGAAATTACCGATAGCCTCTCGCCAGTTATTTATccttcttaacttttaaaaaataactgttttatCCACTTTTCTTTCAGACCCACAGATGATTTAAGATGTCGTCTGTGCCCCCCCAAGAGCTGACGGTGTAATGTAGGGAAGGTATATAGCCTAGATGTAGTGTAGGGCAGACCCTAACAGTACTTGTGGATGGGTCAAATTTTATACACTACTAACGATAAAAGAAACTTGCGGACGCATGGAGAGGGGGCTAATAAGTTTTGTTTGGAGAAGTCCAGAAAGGCTTCTGGAAGAGAATGGCATTTGAACTGGATGAAACATAAGTAGGGTTTTGTCAGTGGAGGAAACATAAAAGAGAAGAGGAGTTTGTGGAATTGTGACATAACTCTTCTGGTTTTCCTGAAATTTTTGGCTCTTTtcagttgtgtgttttttttttttttttcagtctactCATGCCCGAGATTCTATCAAACATGTCTCAGTTTTTCACACCATTGACGTGGCATCACCTTCATTCCCATCATCAACATTTCATTCCAGACAGTGATTGAGAGATCAGGGGTGCCTTTTCCACGGTGAGAATCTCTTCTCACAGTCTCCCTGTCTTCAAACTTAGATACTAAAGTCCAAGCTTCTCTTCTTATCGTGGATGTCTCACCTGACCTACATGGTCACCTGTACACCAGAGAGCTGAGTGTCCTAGGGGCTTCTCAGCCTCAGCATGCCCAGAATGAGACAC encodes:
- the LOC123386014 gene encoding serine/arginine repetitive matrix protein 1-like encodes the protein MLPAWTAVISAASGRAQEEFPRPEADGRRFVSLQSGSEEEKGSAAPPPPARGPGPARPSRHLPPARSSRRLPPSPRFPGPRFGGEVPTERRWRRRGGTPRRTSCSPPFTPELLHPKAPVGFRAGSDTHPRSEKC